From a single Silene latifolia isolate original U9 population chromosome 6, ASM4854445v1, whole genome shotgun sequence genomic region:
- the LOC141588262 gene encoding uncharacterized protein LOC141588262, which produces MVNEEGEGPLEQPGCPGSFQNDDKPMDVAEGADKVIVEAPSSEFKLPEFQCTLISTAELAEAFKGVPGEDFGTTDVAGPSQPAVPADGREIYVPRSNMDHHPFLFHSPEPLQCMEVVPENLTCTMDCGEPMPEQGFVTVDLQLNKKLFRGVFKERKYVLDYVFNKSEAWLKGEELAVFSDFFFVSREDMLTLEPGQEVMNSVIDCWCLLINKMMYDQTAPVASSRCFFGLSHTSPALEIWKAKKKGIVLDKKDEIWAGWDAWIQSCLSPFQLGSDMVFIPILSGNNDHYSCACINFVSEQIEYLDNRRYDDDFEKLPYFGISRIACDLMGAYLESKGFVRGSKVAGFKFVNVEFKWQGTGYSAFDYGVYMMIHMLLFNGKLFDCALGERDVLNLVRAEVVSILILSDHNKVRESVRSRITQFREKYGQGLNPLENLVSNVARASPDDEEEITYSKRPRVAVPPLNA; this is translated from the exons ATGGTCAACGAGGAAGGTGAGGGCCCTCTTGAACAACCTGGTTGCCCTGGTTCATTTCAGAATGATGACAAGCCCATGGATGTTGCAGAGGGAGCAGATAAGGTTATTGTTGAAGCACCCTCCTCCGAGTTTAAGTTGCCGGAATTTCAGTGTACGCTTATATCTACTGCAGAGCTAGCTGAGGCGTTTAAGGGGGTTCCAGGTGAGGATTTTGGAACGACTGATGTGGCAGGCCCTTCTCAACCAGCCGTTCCCGCGGATGGTCGGGAAATTTATGTCCCCCGGAGTAATATGGATCACCAccctttcctatttcattcacctGAGCCCTTACAGTGCATGGAAGTGGTCCCTGAGAATCTGACTTGCACCATGGATTGTGGGGAACCCATGCCCGAGCAAGGCTTTGTTACTGTAGACCTGCAGCTGAACAAGAAATTATTTAGGGGTGTTTTTAAGGAAAGGAAATACGTCCTGGACTACGTATTTAACAAATCAGAAGCTTGGTTGAAAGG GGAAGAATTGGCAGTTTTTTCAGACTTTTTCTTCGTGTCACGGGAAGACATGTTAACCCTTGAACCTGGACAGGAAGTTATGAATTCTGTAATCGATTGTTGGTGCCTACTAATCAATAAGATGATGTATGACCAAACTGCACCAGTTGCATCCTCTCGTTGTTTCTTCGGGCTTAGTCACACT AGCCCTGCACTGGAAATTTGGAAAGCCAAGAAGAAAGGCATTGTTCTTGACAAAAAGGACGAAATCTGGGCTGGGTGGGATGCTTGGATTCAATCCTGTTTGTCTCCATTTCAACTTGGATCTGAtatg GTCTTCATCCCGATCTTATCTGGCAATAATGATCATTACAGCTGTGCATGCATAAACTTCGTTTCCGAGCAGATAGAGTATTTGGACAACCGTCGATACGACGATGATTTTGAGAAGCTTCCATATTTTGGAATTTCCCGTATTGCG TGTGATTTAATGGGTGCGTATCTGGAGTCTAAAGGGTTTGTCAGAGGTTCAAAGGTTGCTGGGTTCAAATTTGTGAATGTCGAATTTAAATGGCAAGGCACGGGTTATTCTGCGTTTGATTACGGGGTGTACATGATGATACACATGCTGCTTTTCAATGGGAAGCTATTTGACTGCGCCTTAGGTGAGAGGGACGTTCTGAACCTCGTCCGGGCTGAAGTGGTGTCGATTCTTATCCTGAGTGACCATAACAAAGTGAGGGAGAGCGTTCGCTcaaggataacccaattcagAGAAAAGTATGGTCAAGGTCTGAACCCGCTGGAAAACCTGGTCTCCAATGTTGCACGTGCGAGTCCGGACGATGAGGAAGAGATTACGTACAGTAAACGACCTCGTGTTGCAGTCCCACCCCTAAACGCGTAG